The Streptomyces camelliae genome window below encodes:
- a CDS encoding Mu transposase C-terminal domain-containing protein, whose translation MPRLLDLDGRGELTAAHVRLVAQALGKSERTVWRWLAAAREDHRFARVESSRFTVTTEVRRLLALWGGNASRVHAELVQRAADDPDAPAVPSLSTLHRAIRRDLTRGERAGLKSGEAARRAHDVFGRRPATHRNAVWEGDHKHVPVEVDVEGELARPWVTWFIDCATKAITGVAVTAHAPSRDAVLASLRIAITRTEPFGPVGGLPGQIRVDRGKEFLCATVTAAMGAFAVPVTDLPAYTPHLKGTIEALNDAVEEMFLVSLPRYTGRQKLTGGRLTDPDAPPLTYEAFVRLLLDWVTWWNTRHHPSALNGKTPVEAWQADATPLTDMCAGQLATFALEDDGRTYTISTSGVRWRRRDYLAPWMNGRTGTKVSVRHLPHHDDTIEVFDAATGRHLGSAFLAAAASREQIRSVQAARTAAARRLKADLKAAEKLRRQRFEASTIAAPPRPLAALTSAQADEELGAAAQTDRRALARPDLVPHGPAPDTWARPRPPRTPTPDEDQADDR comes from the coding sequence ATGCCCCGGCTGCTGGACCTCGACGGTCGTGGAGAGCTGACGGCCGCGCATGTGCGTCTGGTGGCTCAGGCGTTGGGGAAGTCGGAGCGGACGGTGTGGCGGTGGCTGGCCGCTGCCCGGGAGGATCACCGCTTCGCCCGGGTGGAGTCGTCCCGTTTCACGGTCACCACGGAAGTCCGGCGGCTGCTGGCGCTGTGGGGCGGGAACGCCTCCCGGGTCCATGCCGAGCTGGTGCAGCGGGCGGCCGACGATCCGGACGCGCCCGCGGTGCCGTCGCTGTCGACGTTGCACCGGGCGATCCGCCGGGACCTGACCCGCGGGGAACGGGCCGGTCTCAAGAGCGGGGAGGCGGCGCGGCGCGCGCATGACGTCTTCGGGCGGCGGCCGGCGACGCACCGCAACGCGGTGTGGGAGGGCGACCACAAGCACGTGCCCGTCGAGGTGGACGTGGAAGGTGAGCTGGCCAGGCCGTGGGTGACCTGGTTCATCGACTGCGCCACCAAGGCGATCACCGGGGTCGCGGTCACAGCTCACGCTCCGAGCCGCGACGCGGTGCTGGCGTCCCTGCGGATCGCGATCACCCGCACCGAGCCGTTCGGACCGGTGGGCGGGCTGCCCGGTCAGATCCGGGTCGACCGCGGCAAGGAGTTCCTGTGCGCCACAGTCACCGCGGCGATGGGCGCGTTCGCCGTCCCCGTGACCGATCTGCCCGCCTACACACCGCACTTGAAGGGCACCATCGAGGCGCTCAACGACGCGGTAGAGGAGATGTTCCTCGTCTCCCTCCCCCGCTACACCGGCCGCCAGAAACTCACCGGCGGCCGACTCACCGACCCCGACGCCCCGCCCCTGACCTACGAGGCGTTCGTGAGGCTGCTGCTGGACTGGGTGACCTGGTGGAACACCCGCCACCACCCGTCCGCGCTGAACGGGAAAACCCCCGTCGAGGCATGGCAGGCCGATGCCACCCCGCTCACGGACATGTGTGCCGGGCAGTTGGCAACGTTCGCGCTGGAAGACGACGGCCGTACGTACACGATCAGCACCAGCGGGGTGCGGTGGCGCCGCCGCGACTACCTCGCCCCGTGGATGAACGGCCGCACCGGCACCAAAGTCTCGGTACGACACCTGCCCCACCACGACGACACCATCGAAGTCTTCGACGCCGCCACCGGCCGCCACCTCGGCTCGGCGTTCCTGGCCGCCGCGGCGAGCCGGGAGCAGATCCGCTCCGTCCAGGCCGCCCGGACCGCGGCCGCCAGGCGGCTCAAAGCCGATCTGAAAGCCGCAGAGAAACTGCGCCGCCAGCGCTTCGAAGCCTCCACCATCGCCGCCCCGCCCAGGCCACTGGCCGCCCTGACCTCCGCGCAGGCCGATGAGGAACTGGGAGCGGCGGCGCAGACGGACCGTCGTGCCCTGGCCCGTCCCGATCTCGTTCCGCACGGCCCCGCGCCCGATACCTGGGCCCGCCCCAGGCCCCCGCGCACACCTACCCCTGATGAGGACCAAGCTGATGATCGCTGA
- a CDS encoding AAA family ATPase has protein sequence MIADLDYGLLPDESEDHFLGLEQAQLVGTDTLLTTRDNIEAVIEAKAMMCVYGPAGSGKTMSVNSALRHLAPDITHRLELRAGPTPRDIRHGLFQALGLPGEPPARPIEFDTLLKEALAEEFRVLVCDEAQWMKKTGFEFWRHLWDDKRTNIAVIFAGGDGCYKVLRREPMLASRIFIWQEFTRMSKDEVRATIPAFHPVWADVDTALIDAIDKQAAHGSFRNWANITTHVLAGMKKLNLKKVDEDLVRWVYSKIGGM, from the coding sequence ATGATCGCTGACCTGGACTACGGGCTGCTGCCCGACGAGAGCGAAGACCACTTCCTGGGCCTGGAGCAGGCCCAGTTGGTCGGCACCGACACGCTGCTGACCACCCGGGACAACATCGAGGCCGTCATCGAGGCCAAGGCCATGATGTGCGTCTACGGGCCGGCCGGATCCGGCAAGACGATGTCGGTGAACTCCGCGCTGCGCCACCTCGCCCCGGACATCACCCACCGCCTGGAACTACGGGCCGGACCGACCCCCAGGGACATCCGCCATGGTCTCTTCCAGGCGCTGGGGCTGCCCGGTGAGCCGCCGGCCCGTCCGATCGAGTTCGACACCCTCCTCAAGGAGGCGCTCGCTGAGGAGTTCCGGGTCCTGGTCTGTGACGAGGCACAGTGGATGAAGAAGACCGGGTTCGAGTTCTGGCGCCACCTGTGGGACGACAAACGCACCAACATCGCCGTGATCTTCGCCGGAGGCGACGGCTGCTACAAAGTCCTGCGCCGCGAACCCATGCTGGCCTCCAGGATCTTCATCTGGCAGGAGTTCACCCGCATGTCCAAAGACGAGGTACGGGCCACGATTCCCGCCTTCCACCCCGTCTGGGCAGACGTGGACACCGCGCTGATCGACGCCATCGACAAACAGGCCGCCCACGGCAGCTTCCGCAACTGGGCCAACATCACCACCCACGTCCTCGCCGGCATGAAGAAACTGAACCTCAAGAAGGTCGACGAAGACCTCGTGCGCTGGGTCTACAGCAAAATCGGCGGCATGTAG
- a CDS encoding ISAs1 family transposase yields the protein MPSSSITALERHRDHDAVASLDLADLDQAVDLAEVLDGLPDPRRRQGRRYRLGPMLALCTLAVLAGARTLAAIARHAAELPPHLHERLGLRAAPRASTLGRLLARLDGDTLDTAVGAWLAHLADPGEAVALDGKALRGSRTAEQRAIHLVSVITHNGRLTLNQRQVADKSGEITTFKPLLADLDLAGRTVTFDALHSQHEHARYLVETKNAHYVALIKDNHPKLAAFLRELPWADIPLGYRTRDRAHGRDEIRRLKAATVPKRLAFPHAVQALQTVRRRRDLQTGKVTLERVYALTDLTAAQATPARLAKIVRGHWGIEAHHHVRDVTFAEDASRIHTGTGRGLVRRAAAVRCFGCRSAGSPSGSERYGPGGGCR from the coding sequence ATGCCATCATCCTCGATCACCGCGCTCGAGCGCCACCGCGACCACGATGCGGTCGCCTCCCTCGACCTCGCCGACCTCGACCAGGCGGTCGACCTCGCCGAGGTCCTGGACGGCCTGCCCGATCCCCGGCGCCGCCAGGGCCGCCGCTACCGTCTCGGCCCGATGCTCGCGCTGTGCACCCTGGCCGTACTCGCCGGTGCCCGCACCCTCGCCGCGATCGCCCGACATGCCGCCGAACTCCCACCCCACCTGCACGAACGCCTCGGGCTACGGGCCGCACCCCGCGCCAGCACCCTCGGCCGCCTGCTGGCCCGCCTAGACGGCGACACCCTCGACACCGCCGTCGGCGCCTGGCTCGCCCACCTTGCCGACCCCGGCGAGGCCGTGGCCCTGGACGGCAAGGCCCTGCGCGGCTCGCGTACCGCCGAACAGCGCGCGATCCACCTCGTGTCCGTGATCACCCACAACGGCAGGCTGACCCTGAACCAACGCCAAGTCGCCGACAAGAGCGGCGAGATCACCACCTTCAAGCCGCTGCTGGCCGACCTCGACCTGGCTGGCCGCACCGTCACCTTCGACGCCCTGCACTCTCAGCACGAGCACGCCCGCTACCTCGTCGAGACGAAGAACGCCCACTACGTCGCGCTGATCAAGGACAATCATCCAAAGCTTGCGGCGTTCCTGCGCGAACTGCCCTGGGCCGACATCCCGCTCGGGTACCGCACCCGCGACCGCGCGCACGGACGCGATGAGATCCGCCGCCTCAAAGCCGCCACCGTGCCCAAGCGGCTGGCCTTCCCGCACGCCGTGCAGGCCCTGCAGACCGTGCGACGCCGCCGCGACCTGCAGACCGGCAAGGTCACCCTGGAGCGCGTCTACGCCCTCACCGACCTCACCGCGGCCCAGGCCACCCCAGCGCGGCTGGCGAAGATCGTTCGAGGGCACTGGGGGATCGAGGCGCATCACCACGTCAGAGACGTCACGTTCGCCGAGGACGCCAGTCGCATCCATACGGGCACTGGCAGGGGACTGGTTCGGCGGGCTGCTGCTGTCCGGTGCTTCGGGTGCCGGTCGGCGGGTAGCCCGTCCGGCTCAGAGCGATACGGGCCTGGGGGAGGGTGTCGATGA
- a CDS encoding ricin-type beta-trefoil lectin domain protein: MVQTSATALDVANYRYNQAGEITAIDDLQDNTTHDTQCFAYDSLQRLTAAWTDTAGITSSSSAPVGAVGGCNTTSVQTTTTAPITTTTVGGPAPYWQTYSYDLLGNRTSMVDHDTTGNALNDTTQTTAYTGTDGTATATLPNQAGTTTSSNPTTGTATGTPSYTDTGYTPNKNAGNTMSRKVSTTSPLISALTTSTGKKLCVDDATSSTTDGNKIQIYTCNGTSAQNWTIGTDGTIRGIGGKCLDVASSGTANGTKIDLYTCNGTGAQQWKAAANGSLVNPQSGKCLDDPSSSTTTGTQLQIWTCNGTQAQTWNPVASGSKIPAGQTQTLTYDPEGRTATVTTSSGTSNTTSSYLYDADGNLLEQTSSTGGTDKTRILYLFGGTEQITLNVSAKTWTGLRYYSGPDGTTVTRSSTGTVSYQIANLQGTATTAVDAGTLAATRRSYDPYGNPRGTKPATWVSADENHGYLGQPTDTTTGLDLLGARNNNYHPNLGRFLAPDPVFEAGDPNQMGGYTYAGDNPSTRSDPSGLFLPILDGGGGTTTPSDNGTTDNSTGNTGSGSDNSGTNAPPGNPYACGRFGQCGPTVNYKHDPAKIFVKVVIEPFWDFALCVAGTFEAFGRGLEGGNPHQDACEVAGGVYSGGLDSGASAVSGDAYSDTEGAVQGATDSAGGDAAVAATRAGAHAKAVDNSASDEADIVAAKRANAQAQAEEADASATKPSDPESGNAGSKPAPAARPSRCSFSPDTPVLMADGKAKPIGKIKTGDKVDAANPKTGKRQGARSVEHVWINHDRDLLDLTIRTRDGHTATLHTTANHPFWDDTAHAWVPAGKLHRGDALNTATNGHVYVVTTHVTPGAANRWNLTVQQLHTYYVVAGGVPVLVHNVCDVNGHETDPALQATSNWTPNVEYSPEAVASRSQANGDFYAVPWETHDLVDAYRANPGMPPRPGNGPGGIDIFRGDNLSGKAARFWGPWRNSPIYWNWQPNSQIRIMVNQTTNQIAYFPLTSKGVHNYGSPTLYGW; this comes from the coding sequence ATGGTGCAGACGTCTGCAACCGCCCTGGACGTGGCCAACTACCGTTACAACCAGGCCGGCGAGATCACCGCGATCGACGACCTGCAGGACAACACCACCCACGACACCCAGTGCTTCGCCTACGACTCCCTCCAGCGACTGACCGCCGCCTGGACGGACACCGCGGGCATCACCAGCTCCTCCAGCGCACCCGTCGGAGCCGTCGGCGGCTGCAACACCACCTCCGTACAGACCACGACCACCGCACCGATCACCACCACGACGGTCGGCGGCCCTGCCCCGTACTGGCAGACCTACAGCTACGACCTGCTCGGCAACCGCACAAGCATGGTCGACCACGACACCACCGGCAACGCGCTCAACGACACCACCCAGACCACCGCCTACACCGGCACCGACGGCACCGCCACGGCCACCCTGCCCAATCAGGCCGGCACCACCACCAGCAGCAACCCGACCACGGGCACGGCGACCGGGACGCCGAGCTACACGGACACCGGCTACACGCCTAACAAGAACGCCGGCAACACCATGAGCCGGAAGGTCTCCACCACCAGCCCGCTCATCTCGGCGCTGACCACCAGCACAGGCAAGAAACTGTGCGTCGACGACGCGACGTCGTCCACCACCGACGGCAACAAGATCCAGATCTACACCTGCAACGGCACCAGCGCCCAGAACTGGACGATAGGCACGGACGGCACCATCCGCGGCATCGGCGGCAAGTGCCTGGACGTCGCCAGCAGCGGCACCGCCAACGGCACCAAGATCGACCTGTACACCTGCAACGGCACCGGTGCCCAGCAGTGGAAGGCCGCGGCCAACGGCTCGCTGGTCAACCCCCAGTCCGGCAAGTGCCTGGACGACCCGTCCAGCTCCACCACGACCGGCACCCAGTTGCAGATCTGGACGTGTAACGGAACCCAGGCCCAGACCTGGAACCCGGTCGCCTCCGGCAGCAAGATCCCGGCCGGCCAGACCCAGACCCTCACCTACGACCCCGAAGGCCGCACCGCAACTGTCACCACTTCCTCGGGCACCAGCAACACCACCAGCAGCTACCTCTACGACGCCGATGGCAACCTGCTGGAGCAGACCAGCAGCACCGGCGGCACCGACAAGACCCGCATCCTGTATCTGTTCGGCGGCACCGAACAGATCACCCTGAACGTCTCCGCCAAGACCTGGACCGGCCTGCGCTACTACTCAGGCCCCGACGGCACAACGGTCACACGCTCCAGCACCGGCACGGTCAGCTACCAGATCGCCAACCTCCAGGGCACAGCGACGACGGCCGTCGACGCCGGCACCCTGGCAGCCACCCGCCGCTCCTACGACCCCTACGGCAACCCTCGCGGCACCAAGCCCGCCACGTGGGTCTCCGCCGACGAGAACCACGGCTACCTCGGCCAACCCACGGACACCACCACCGGCCTCGACCTCCTGGGCGCTCGCAACAACAACTACCACCCCAACCTCGGCCGCTTCCTCGCCCCCGACCCGGTCTTCGAAGCCGGCGACCCCAACCAGATGGGCGGCTACACCTACGCCGGTGACAACCCCTCCACCAGATCCGACCCGAGCGGCCTCTTCCTGCCGATTCTCGACGGGGGCGGCGGCACCACCACACCCAGCGACAACGGCACCACCGACAACTCCACTGGCAACACAGGGAGCGGGAGCGACAATAGCGGCACCAACGCCCCTCCCGGCAATCCCTACGCCTGCGGTCGATTCGGACAATGCGGACCGACGGTCAACTACAAGCACGACCCCGCGAAGATCTTCGTCAAGGTCGTCATCGAGCCTTTCTGGGATTTCGCCCTCTGCGTAGCCGGAACTTTCGAGGCTTTTGGGAGGGGTTTGGAGGGAGGAAATCCACACCAGGACGCATGCGAGGTAGCCGGCGGCGTTTACTCGGGCGGCCTCGACAGCGGGGCCAGTGCCGTCAGTGGCGATGCGTATTCCGACACCGAAGGGGCGGTCCAGGGAGCAACCGATTCAGCCGGTGGCGACGCGGCCGTTGCGGCCACCAGGGCCGGCGCGCATGCCAAGGCAGTGGACAATTCGGCCTCCGATGAGGCTGACATCGTCGCGGCGAAGAGAGCCAACGCGCAGGCACAAGCCGAGGAAGCGGACGCCTCAGCGACCAAGCCCAGTGATCCAGAATCGGGCAATGCGGGCAGTAAGCCCGCACCCGCAGCAAGACCAAGCCGCTGCAGCTTCTCCCCGGACACCCCCGTCCTGATGGCGGACGGCAAGGCCAAGCCGATCGGCAAGATCAAGACCGGCGACAAGGTCGACGCCGCCAACCCCAAGACGGGCAAGCGCCAAGGCGCCCGCAGCGTCGAGCACGTGTGGATCAATCACGACCGCGACCTGCTCGACCTCACCATCCGCACCAGGGACGGGCACACCGCGACCCTTCACACCACTGCCAATCACCCGTTCTGGGACGACACCGCACACGCCTGGGTCCCTGCAGGCAAACTCCACCGCGGCGACGCTCTCAACACCGCCACCAACGGCCACGTGTACGTCGTCACCACCCACGTCACACCCGGTGCCGCCAACCGCTGGAACCTCACCGTCCAGCAACTGCACACGTACTATGTTGTGGCAGGCGGCGTGCCCGTCCTGGTGCACAACGTCTGTGACGTAAACGGTCATGAAACCGACCCGGCGCTTCAGGCGACGAGCAATTGGACGCCAAATGTAGAATATTCGCCCGAGGCAGTTGCTTCCCGAAGTCAGGCGAACGGCGATTTCTATGCCGTTCCGTGGGAAACTCATGACCTTGTCGATGCGTACCGTGCCAACCCGGGCATGCCTCCGCGTCCCGGGAACGGCCCTGGCGGCATTGATATTTTCCGAGGCGACAATCTCAGTGGCAAGGCTGCCAGATTCTGGGGTCCTTGGCGTAACTCGCCGATCTACTGGAACTGGCAGCCGAACAGTCAGATCAGAATCATGGTAAACCAGACGACGAATCAGATTGCGTACTTCCCTCTGACTAGCAAGGGAGTGCATAACTACGGATCGCCGACGCTCTATGGTTGGTAG
- a CDS encoding MarR family winged helix-turn-helix transcriptional regulator, giving the protein MRNHPDPAAVGTLLRHVLELLDADVAKVYQEQGLFEYRPRFSPVVRALLAEGPLSVRDLAAAVGVTHSAASQTAAQMARADLVTHASDPQDARRRLIELTPKAHALLPQIQAEWDATVAAMAELDAELSMPLADLLTEVAQAVRRRPFRERIAAAYQR; this is encoded by the coding sequence GTGAGAAATCATCCGGATCCGGCCGCTGTCGGCACGCTGCTCCGCCACGTGCTGGAATTGCTCGACGCGGACGTGGCCAAGGTCTACCAGGAGCAGGGCCTGTTCGAGTACCGACCCCGCTTCTCCCCGGTCGTACGCGCGCTGCTGGCCGAAGGCCCGCTGTCGGTCCGCGACCTAGCAGCGGCAGTCGGCGTCACGCACTCGGCCGCAAGTCAGACGGCGGCCCAGATGGCCCGCGCGGACCTGGTCACCCATGCCTCCGACCCGCAAGACGCCCGCCGCCGTCTGATCGAGCTCACCCCCAAGGCCCACGCCCTGCTGCCGCAGATCCAGGCGGAGTGGGACGCGACGGTGGCTGCGATGGCGGAACTGGACGCGGAACTTTCCATGCCGCTGGCGGACCTGCTGACCGAAGTGGCGCAGGCGGTACGCCGCCGCCCGTTCCGGGAACGGATCGCGGCGGCCTATCAGCGCTAG
- the pip gene encoding prolyl aminopeptidase, producing MTGLYPSVEPYEHGMLDVGDGNRVYWETCGNPGGKPALVLHGGPGSGAGPFWRQLFDASAYRIVLFDQRGCGRSTPDAADPQTSLAANTTPHLIADIELLRRRLGIDAWLVIGGSWGVTLALAYAEQHPGRVSELVLFSITNTTRREVEWVTRDMGRIFPEEWERFRDAVPEPERDGNLVEAYARMLADPDPAVRERAAREWCRWEDVHVSTHRGHRPDPRYEDPHFRMRFARLVTHYWRHAGFLEDGALLRDAGKLTGIPGVMVHGRMDISGPPDIAWHLAQVWPDAELVLIGDEGHGLSGDATIDAIVAATDRFAGLGRDGRP from the coding sequence ATGACCGGGCTCTATCCTTCCGTCGAGCCATACGAGCACGGCATGCTGGACGTCGGCGACGGCAACCGCGTGTACTGGGAGACCTGCGGAAATCCGGGGGGCAAGCCCGCCCTCGTCCTGCACGGCGGGCCGGGGTCCGGCGCGGGGCCGTTCTGGCGCCAGTTGTTCGACGCGTCGGCGTACCGCATCGTGCTGTTCGACCAGCGCGGGTGCGGTCGCAGCACCCCAGACGCGGCCGATCCGCAGACCTCGCTCGCCGCCAATACCACCCCGCACCTGATAGCCGACATCGAACTTCTGCGCCGGCGCCTCGGCATCGACGCCTGGCTGGTCATTGGCGGCTCCTGGGGCGTGACCCTGGCGCTGGCCTACGCCGAGCAACACCCCGGACGCGTATCGGAGCTGGTGCTGTTCAGCATCACCAACACCACCCGCCGTGAGGTGGAGTGGGTTACCCGGGACATGGGGCGGATCTTCCCCGAGGAATGGGAGAGGTTCCGCGATGCCGTACCGGAACCGGAGCGAGACGGCAACCTGGTGGAGGCATACGCCCGGATGCTCGCCGATCCCGATCCCGCCGTACGGGAGCGCGCGGCTCGGGAATGGTGCCGGTGGGAGGACGTGCACGTGTCCACCCACCGGGGACACCGGCCCGATCCCCGTTACGAGGACCCGCACTTCCGGATGCGCTTCGCCCGCCTCGTCACGCACTACTGGCGGCACGCCGGTTTTCTGGAGGACGGGGCGTTGCTGCGCGATGCCGGCAAGCTCACCGGCATCCCCGGCGTGATGGTTCACGGGCGGATGGATATCAGCGGCCCCCCGGACATCGCATGGCACCTGGCCCAGGTGTGGCCGGACGCGGAGCTTGTGCTGATCGGCGACGAGGGGCACGGGCTGTCGGGGGACGCCACGATCGACGCCATCGTCGCGGCCACGGACCGGTTCGCCGGTCTAGGAAGAGATGGCCGTCCGTGA
- a CDS encoding GNAT family N-acetyltransferase — protein MVITWRRIDEQDFPLLRTWLQQPHVKRWWNHETTAEAVARDFDPAARGVEPSEDLLAFLGGLPVGLVQRSRLRDYPEYLAELAAIVPVPDGAMTIDYLIGDPCQTGQGIGTAMIRSVIVRTWAEHPAASCVLVPVVAANRASWRALERAGLRRVGVGNLEPDNPVDDRTHYLYRVDRPRPGD, from the coding sequence ATGGTGATCACGTGGCGTCGGATCGACGAGCAGGACTTCCCGCTGCTGCGGACGTGGCTGCAGCAGCCCCACGTGAAGCGTTGGTGGAATCACGAGACCACGGCGGAGGCGGTGGCGCGCGACTTCGACCCCGCTGCCCGGGGTGTGGAGCCCTCGGAGGACCTCCTTGCCTTCCTCGGAGGCCTTCCGGTCGGTCTGGTACAACGTTCACGCCTGCGGGACTACCCCGAGTACCTGGCCGAGCTGGCGGCCATCGTGCCTGTACCTGACGGCGCGATGACTATCGACTATCTGATCGGCGATCCCTGTCAGACCGGTCAGGGCATCGGGACGGCGATGATCCGCTCCGTCATCGTGCGAACCTGGGCCGAACACCCGGCCGCCTCGTGCGTTCTGGTCCCGGTGGTGGCAGCCAATCGCGCTTCATGGCGGGCGCTTGAGCGGGCTGGGCTGCGCCGGGTCGGGGTCGGAAACCTGGAGCCGGACAACCCGGTCGATGACCGGACCCACTACCTCTACCGCGTCGACCGGCCGCGGCCCGGTGACTGA
- a CDS encoding oxidoreductase codes for MTTNRPVALVTGASSGIGKAAAFALVDAGFEVVGTSRRASGDRREGVTFLDLDVASDTSVTSLVDRVIEKFGRIDVLVNNAGIGSAGAGEERSLSQDQQLFDVNVFGLIRMTRAVLPHMRAQGSGRIINISSVLGFVPAPYMAAYAASKHAVEGYSESMDHEVRQHGVRVLLVEPAVTRTAFEANSPKPATPLPVYEQQRQVFERVMAAAMKDGDDPATVAKAIVAAATDPKPKLRYPAGPTAGRVSTLRRLVPARAFDRQIRKLNQLPA; via the coding sequence ATGACCACCAACCGGCCGGTAGCACTCGTGACCGGAGCATCGTCAGGCATCGGCAAGGCAGCCGCCTTCGCGCTCGTCGATGCGGGATTCGAGGTCGTCGGCACGAGCCGCCGAGCCTCAGGGGATCGCCGCGAGGGCGTGACGTTCCTCGACCTCGACGTGGCCAGCGACACCTCGGTCACCAGCCTGGTCGACCGCGTGATCGAGAAGTTCGGACGGATCGACGTCCTGGTCAACAACGCCGGCATCGGCTCTGCAGGCGCCGGGGAGGAACGCTCCCTCAGCCAGGACCAACAGCTGTTCGACGTCAATGTCTTCGGACTGATCCGCATGACCAGGGCCGTCCTGCCGCACATGCGCGCCCAGGGCAGCGGCCGGATCATCAACATCTCGTCCGTCCTCGGGTTCGTCCCCGCGCCCTACATGGCCGCCTATGCCGCGTCCAAGCACGCCGTCGAGGGCTACTCCGAGTCCATGGACCACGAGGTCCGCCAGCACGGCGTCCGCGTACTGCTCGTCGAGCCCGCCGTGACCAGGACCGCGTTCGAGGCCAACTCCCCGAAACCCGCCACGCCCCTGCCGGTCTACGAGCAGCAGCGGCAGGTCTTCGAGCGCGTGATGGCCGCGGCGATGAAGGACGGCGACGATCCTGCCACCGTCGCCAAGGCGATCGTCGCCGCGGCGACTGACCCGAAGCCGAAGCTGCGCTACCCCGCCGGACCCACCGCCGGGCGCGTCAGCACCCTGCGCCGCCTCGTCCCCGCTCGTGCCTTCGACCGCCAGATCCGCAAGCTGAACCAGCTACCCGCCTGA
- a CDS encoding TetR/AcrR family transcriptional regulator: protein MARYAKDHKQATRQRIIEAAGRRFKKDGIDGSGVSTLMSDAGLTNGAFYAHFASKEDLVANAVADQLGAQNASLEALAPGRAGLEQFVRAYLSAEHRDDPENGCPTAALLDEIGRCTDATKQAFTNGLLTVIDDIAARLAPESPPSARAQALGVFAMMVGTLQLARALADPKLADDVLDQGVHNALSLLDAGPVRQRRVRRPS, encoded by the coding sequence GTGGCGCGCTACGCGAAAGACCACAAGCAGGCGACGCGGCAGCGGATCATCGAGGCCGCCGGCCGCCGGTTCAAGAAGGACGGCATCGACGGCTCCGGAGTCTCCACGCTGATGTCGGACGCGGGGCTGACCAACGGCGCCTTCTACGCCCACTTCGCCTCCAAGGAGGACCTCGTCGCGAACGCCGTCGCCGACCAGCTGGGCGCGCAGAACGCGAGCCTCGAAGCACTCGCGCCCGGCCGCGCCGGGCTCGAACAGTTCGTCCGCGCCTACCTGTCCGCCGAGCACCGTGACGACCCCGAGAACGGCTGCCCCACGGCCGCTCTCCTCGACGAGATCGGGCGATGCACGGACGCAACCAAGCAGGCGTTCACCAACGGGCTGCTGACCGTCATCGACGACATCGCCGCCCGCCTGGCACCTGAGAGTCCGCCCTCGGCACGCGCGCAGGCGCTCGGCGTCTTCGCCATGATGGTTGGGACGCTCCAACTCGCCCGCGCCCTGGCCGATCCCAAGCTCGCCGACGACGTCCTCGACCAGGGTGTCCACAACGCCCTCTCGCTGCTGGACGCCGGACCTGTCCGGCAGCGCCGCGTCCGACGGCCTTCGTGA